The Thermovibrio guaymasensis genomic interval GGAGTTGGAACGGGAGGGACTTTTTCAGGTATCTCAAAGAGGTTTAAGGAGGTAAACCCTGAGTGCGTCTGCGTTGCTGTTGAGCCAGAAGGGTGCAGCGTCCTCTCTGGAGGGGAAGTTGGAGTTCATAGAATACAGGGAATAGGCCCCGGCTTTATACCTAAAACTCTTGATACGTCGCTAATAGATAGGGTTGAGGTTGTTCCGTACGAAAGAGCCAAAGAGTACTCAAGGCTCCTTTCAAGAGAATTTGGCGTCTTAGCAGGGATATCGGCAGGTGCAAACCTCTACGTAGCTCTCAAAGTTTCTAAGGAGCTTGGCATAAAGGAAGGGGTGGTAACTGTTGTCCCTGATACTGGAGAGAGGTACTTAAGCACAGACCTTTTTGACTAGGTGGAAGGTGGAGATAAGGAGAGTAGAGGGAATAATCCCTGTAGAGGCTATAAGTAGGGATCTTCCTTTAAAGCTTGAAAACTTCTCCTACTACGATATGAAGAAACTCCTCTCTCAGATCTCTAAGGGGGCTTGGAAGGGGGATAAGGGGCAGGAGTTCGAAAACCTCCTTATAAAGGCCCTCTTCCTTGAGTACACTCCCGATGGGAAAGCCTTAATAAAGGTAGGGGATAAAGTTCTCACGGCGAGGCTTGAGGTTGAGAGGGAATTTGAGCCGGGGCAGGAAATCCTTTTGAGGGTAAAGTCCACCTTCCCTGAAGTTGAGCTATCCATTGTTGAGGGGAAAGCCTTTTCTACTTTAAGTAAGCTATTACCAAAGATATTTGAGTTAAACGGCTTTCTGCTGCATAAAGTCTTCACTCAGAAGGTAAAGCAGGAGGTACTCTCCTTCGCTAGAGAAAACTACCCCGAAGTTTACGGTGAACTTTTAAGGTTCTTCAAGGGAGAGCTCCTACCCGGCAAGGAACTCCTCCTTTCTCTCCTTATGATTCTTGAGCCGAAGGTCTATAAGAGGGTAAAGGGGGAGTTTCCGAAGGAGGTTAACAGGGAAAAGATAAAGGAGCTGATAGAGTTTACTGTTGGCTCTCTCCTTCTGTTCTCGGCCTTGAACGTGCTTCTCCTTCCCCTTTGGGGGGAGGATTTCAAGGGAAGGGTAATCTTTGGCCAGTACGAAGGAATGGAAGTCGCTTTAGTTGAGGGGGAGACTTCTTTAGGGGAATTCTTGGCTCTGCTGAGGGCTATAGGTAACTCTGTTTCAGTTGAACTTAGCGGAAGTGGAGAGCTCTTAGAGAGGATAAAAGAGGATGAGGTTGAAAGGCTCCTTAAGGATGAAGGTTTAACTCCCGTTTCGGTTAAAAAGGTTGCTAGGGAAAGGATAGAGGAAGTAAAGGGTAAGCTTTTAAAGGGTAACCTTGTTAAGTTCCTAGCCTAACGAAGGGAGGAATGAATTTTTCAATCTCTTTAACAAACCTTAGGTGGGGTTTTTCTTCAAGTAGTTCAACAGCGGTCCTTAGGTTTAGAGAGACTATAAAGTAGCCTTCCTTTGGAGTTATTTTCAGATAGGGTTTGTCTACCATTATTTCAAAGAGCTCTTCCTTTAGACTTCCTTCAACTTTGAAAGTTAAGACCCCGTGTTCAATTACAGATAGATGGCCCATTGAGACCACCTTTTTAATTAGCTCCTCGTTCTCCTCCTTGCTGTAACGGGTAAGGAGCTCTTTAAGGGGAAGCCCGGAATAACAAACCCGGGCGGCGGTGGAGATAACCTTAATTAAGTCGTCTGTTTGAGAGATGAGTTCAACCATCTCTTAGTACTTACCTTCGTACTTAGCCATGAACTTCTCTACCCTACCTCTTACTGTCTTCTGCTTTTGAGTTCCTGTGTAGAACGGATGGCACTTATCGCAGACTTCAATCTTGATCTCTGGGAACTTTGTTGAACGGGTAACCCATGTATTTCCGCAAGCGCAGATTACTCTTGTTTCCCTGTATTCGGGGTGAATTCCTTTTTTCATGGTAAACCTCCTGATATAATTGGCTTTACCTTGCGTAAGGGAAGTTTATTTTAGCCGGTTGTAGGTGTCAAGTGGATTTTTCCAGTTTCTACTCACTAGTTAGTGAGTCTGTAAAGTTTATAGAGCTCCACCCAAAACTTGCCTGCTTCGTCATCTTCACTTGGTCTTTCTTTGAAACGGGTCTCCTTCTAGGCCTTATTCTACCTGCTGAGAAAGTCCTGGTCGTTTCCTCAGTTTTGGCTGCTAAAGGGGTTATCTCTCCGATTCACTTTGTAGTCTGTGGAACTGTCGGTACTTTTTTGGGCTATACGGCTTCCTACTTCCTCGGAGCCTACTTAGGGGAGGAGGTTTTAAGGAAGGTTTTAAGGCGCTTTAGAGTTTCCCAGGAGGACTTTCTAAAGACCAAGGAGTTTGTTGAGAGGAAGGGGGAGCTCTCTTTACTTTTTGGAAGGTTTATTCCAGTTGTTAGGGCGCTTTTGCCTCTAATTATTGGTTCTTTTAAACCTTCTTTTGTTAAATTTACTATCTTTAACGGCCTAGGTGCCTTAATTTGGATGGTCTTTTACCTATTCTTTGGAAACTTGATAGAGGAAGCTTTTTCAACTATCATTAGGCACAGGGAGTTAATTCTACCTGCGATTCTCCTCTTTTTAGTACTCTACTTGGTTTGGAGAAAGTATGGAAAGGATAGGGAAAACCTTTACAGGCCTTAAGGAAAAGGGAGAAAAACCTCTAATAGTCTACGCAACAGCCTGTGATCCCGACTGTAGGGAATCTGTCGATTACTTTAAGTTGATCCTTGAGTATGCCGATATGGTTGAAGTTGGAATGCCCTTTTCGGATCCTCTTGCAGACGGTCCCACAATTCAGAAGGCCCACGAGAGGGCTCTGCGTGCTGGTGCAAACACCTGTAGAGTTTTAGAGCTGGTGAGTGAGCTTAGGGAGTTTGCTCCCGAGAAGCCCATAATTTTAATGGGTTATTACAACCCTATCTTCGTTTACGGGGAGGATAAATTCATAAGGGATGCAAAGTCTGCAGGGGTTGATGGTTTTATAGTTCCGGACCTTCCGCCTGAAGAGGGGGAGGACTTTTCAAGGAAAGTTAAGAGTTTAAAGCTGTCTCCGGTTTTCCTTGCAGCTCCGACAAGTACCGATGAGAGGTTGAAGAAGATAGGGCAGCTATCTGGAGAGTTCATCTATTACGTTTCCGTTACGGGAATAACCGGAGAGAGGGAAGAGCTTGCCTACTCCCAGATTGAGGGAGATATAGAGAGGATTAAAAGGGTAACTGGGAAGAGGGCCGTTGTTGGCTTTGGGATATCTAAACCTGAGCATATAAGGAAAATGTATAATAATCCAGATGGCTTTGTAGTCGGTAGTGCAGTGGTAAGGAGAATAGAAAAGAGGGATAAAGAGGGGCTTAAGGAGCTCCTGAAAACTCTCAAAGATGCTACTAAATCCCCTTAATTTCTGGAGGTATTCATGTTTGGCTTAGGAACTCAGGAACTAATAATAATTCTGGTTATCGCACTCCTAATTTTCGGCCCTAAAAAACTTCCAGAGCTTGCTCGCTCTACAGGTAAGGCTATAAATGAGTTTAGAAAGGCTTCTTCGGGAATCCTTGACGAGGAAGAGGAGAAGAAGAAGGAAAAGAAGGAGAGTAAGAAGGAAGAGACAGCCCTTAAGAGCGAGAAGGAAGAGAGTGTAGAGAAAATTAAGGTTAAGGAACAGTAAAGGGAGAGATGCCGAATAGGAACCCTGTAAATGAAGAGGAGCTCCCAATAACGGAACACGTAGAGGAACTTAGGGAGCGTTTAATAAAGTCTGCAGTAGCGGTTGTAGTCGGTTTTCTAATAGCTTGGCCCTTTAAAAAGGAGATACTGCTTTTCCTTGAGAGGCCCCTTCCCGATAACCTTCAGGGAAAGTTGATATTCCTATCTCCTCCAGAGGCCTTCTTTACTGCCCTAAAGGTTTCATTTTTTGCAGGGATTTTAATAGCACTTCCTTTTGTCCTGTACCAAGTTTGGAAGTTTATAGAGCCTGGACTTTACGAACACGAGAAGAAGTTCATCTTGCCGTTTATGCTCTTTTCGGTTTTCTTCTTCTTCTTGGGGGCTTCATTTGCCTACTTCGTTATCCTTCCCTTTGGTTTAAGGTTCCTCCTTGGATTTATGGGAGATCTCTTAATCCCTCAAATTACAATAGGTAGTTATATCTCCTTTGTCATACAGCTCATACTTGCCTTTGGTTTTGTTTTCCTCTTACCCGTTGTTGTCTGGTTGCTTTCAAAACTCGGAGTCATAAATTACAGGATGCTTGAAAGAAATAGAAAATTTGCCATTTTAGTAATATTTATAGTAGCGGCAATTTTAACTCCTCCAGATGCCTTTTCCCAAGTAATGATGGCTTTGCCACTAATAGTTCTTTATGAACTTAGCATTTGGATTTCAAAGATTGCAGGAAAGAGGACAGAGGAGATAAACCAATAATACCCTTAACCAGTTCGGAGGGAAAAGTTAATGGCTGAAAACCTCATTGAAGGATTTACTATTGAGCAACTTCAGAAAATGAGCATCTTTGACCTTAGGAAAATTGCAAAGAGCTTAGGGGTGGAAGTAAAGTCCGCTAAGAAGCAGGACCTAATAAAGAGTATCTTGGAGAAGGATGCCGAAAGGAGAGGAGCCATTTTTAGGGTTGGAGTACTTGAAATCCTCCCAGATGGATTTGGTTTCTTAAGGTCTCCTGAAAATAACTACCTTCCAAGTTCAAACGATATATACGTTTCTCCTTCACAGATAAGGAAATTTGGTTTAAGGACGGGGGATACGGTAGCTGGGGAGGTCCGCCCTCCAAAGGAGAACGAGAAGTACTACGCATTACTTAAGGTTTACGCTATTAACTGGGAACCTCCTGAGGTTGCAAAGGAGAGGCCTAAGTTTGACCACTTGACTCCCCTTCACCCGACAGAGCGCTTTAGACTTGAACACGACCCTAGTGAGCTATCAACGAGAGTTGTTGACCTTATTACTCCGGTAGGTAAGGGGCAGAGGGGACTAATTGTTGCTCCTCCGAGGGCCGGTAAAACGGTTTTACTTCAAAAGATCGCTAACGCTATAAAGACCAATTTCCCTGATACTTACCTAATAATCCTCCTTATTGACGAAAGGCCTGAAGAAGTTACCGATATGAAGAGGAACACTTTAGCTGATGAAGTTATCTCTTCAACCTTTGACGAGCCACCGGAGAGGCACGCTCAGGTTTCTGAGATTGTTATTGAGAAGGCAAAGAGGTTGGTTGAACATAAAAGGGATGTTGTGATTCTCCTTGACTCACTCACAAGGCTTGCAAGGGCATACAACACTCTCACTCCTCCAAGTGGTAAAGTCCTATCAGGTGGTATAGATGCTCACGCCTTTAGGCAGCCAAAGAGGTTCTTTGGAGCTGCAAGGAACATTGAGGAGGGGGGTAGCTTAACTATCCTTGCAACTGCCCTTGTTGAAACTGGTTCAAGGATGGACGACGTTATATTTGAGGAGTTTAAGGGAACTGGTAATATGGAAATAGTCCTTGATAGGCAGCTGGTTGAAAGGAGGGTATTCCCGGCTATAAACATCCATAAGTCCGGAACTAGGAAGGAGGAGCTCCTCCTTTCTGAGTGGGAACTAAACAGGATCTGGATTTTAAGGAGGCTCTTAACTTCAATGTCTCCAGTTGAGGCTATGGAGTTCCTCCTTGAAAAGCTTAAAAAGTACAAGACAAACGAGGACTTCTTGAAGGCGATGAACGCATGAGGGAGCTAATTTATTACACTTTTACCGAGAGTGCAGACCTTAAAAAGGCTTTTGTT includes:
- the tatC gene encoding twin-arginine translocase subunit TatC, yielding MPNRNPVNEEELPITEHVEELRERLIKSAVAVVVGFLIAWPFKKEILLFLERPLPDNLQGKLIFLSPPEAFFTALKVSFFAGILIALPFVLYQVWKFIEPGLYEHEKKFILPFMLFSVFFFFLGASFAYFVILPFGLRFLLGFMGDLLIPQITIGSYISFVIQLILAFGFVFLLPVVVWLLSKLGVINYRMLERNRKFAILVIFIVAAILTPPDAFSQVMMALPLIVLYELSIWISKIAGKRTEEINQ
- the rho gene encoding transcription termination factor Rho, giving the protein MAENLIEGFTIEQLQKMSIFDLRKIAKSLGVEVKSAKKQDLIKSILEKDAERRGAIFRVGVLEILPDGFGFLRSPENNYLPSSNDIYVSPSQIRKFGLRTGDTVAGEVRPPKENEKYYALLKVYAINWEPPEVAKERPKFDHLTPLHPTERFRLEHDPSELSTRVVDLITPVGKGQRGLIVAPPRAGKTVLLQKIANAIKTNFPDTYLIILLIDERPEEVTDMKRNTLADEVISSTFDEPPERHAQVSEIVIEKAKRLVEHKRDVVILLDSLTRLARAYNTLTPPSGKVLSGGIDAHAFRQPKRFFGAARNIEEGGSLTILATALVETGSRMDDVIFEEFKGTGNMEIVLDRQLVERRVFPAINIHKSGTRKEELLLSEWELNRIWILRRLLTSMSPVEAMEFLLEKLKKYKTNEDFLKAMNA
- a CDS encoding DedA family protein translates to MDFSSFYSLVSESVKFIELHPKLACFVIFTWSFFETGLLLGLILPAEKVLVVSSVLAAKGVISPIHFVVCGTVGTFLGYTASYFLGAYLGEEVLRKVLRRFRVSQEDFLKTKEFVERKGELSLLFGRFIPVVRALLPLIIGSFKPSFVKFTIFNGLGALIWMVFYLFFGNLIEEAFSTIIRHRELILPAILLFLVLYLVWRKYGKDRENLYRP
- the trpA gene encoding tryptophan synthase subunit alpha, with the translated sequence MERIGKTFTGLKEKGEKPLIVYATACDPDCRESVDYFKLILEYADMVEVGMPFSDPLADGPTIQKAHERALRAGANTCRVLELVSELREFAPEKPIILMGYYNPIFVYGEDKFIRDAKSAGVDGFIVPDLPPEEGEDFSRKVKSLKLSPVFLAAPTSTDERLKKIGQLSGEFIYYVSVTGITGEREELAYSQIEGDIERIKRVTGKRAVVGFGISKPEHIRKMYNNPDGFVVGSAVVRRIEKRDKEGLKELLKTLKDATKSP
- the rpmE gene encoding 50S ribosomal protein L31, yielding MKKGIHPEYRETRVICACGNTWVTRSTKFPEIKIEVCDKCHPFYTGTQKQKTVRGRVEKFMAKYEGKY
- the tatA gene encoding twin-arginine translocase TatA/TatE family subunit, with protein sequence MFGLGTQELIIILVIALLIFGPKKLPELARSTGKAINEFRKASSGILDEEEEKKKEKKESKKEETALKSEKEESVEKIKVKEQ
- a CDS encoding FAD-dependent thymidylate synthase, which encodes MVELISQTDDLIKVISTAARVCYSGLPLKELLTRYSKEENEELIKKVVSMGHLSVIEHGVLTFKVEGSLKEELFEIMVDKPYLKITPKEGYFIVSLNLRTAVELLEEKPHLRFVKEIEKFIPPFVRLGT